GTCGAGCACGATCTTGATGCCGTCGTAGAGTTCCTTGACAAACTCCTCTTCCTTGTGGTTGGCGATGAACCAGCCGGGCGTCTTGTTGAGCCCGAGGATGAGGTGCTCGATCCGGAGGAGACCCACGCCGTCTGCGCCCGTTGCTGCTGCCCGGGCTGCTGCCTCGGGGATGGAGACGTTGACCTTTACGCTCGTTGCGGTGACAACCGGGGCTGCCCCGGCAACCACGACCGGTGCCGCGCCGGCCTTTGCCTGCGTTGCGCCGCCTACTGCGCCTTCGTACACAATGCCGAGCTCGCCGTCAACGGTCACCATCTGGCCGTTTGTGAGCTGCTGGGTTGCGGTCTTTGTCCCGACAACGGCAGGGGTGCCCAGTTCCCGTGAGACAATCGCTGCGTGGCAGGTCATCCCGCCTTCGTCGGTGATGATGGCGGCAACCTTGCGCATTGCCGGCACCATGTCCGGGTTGGTCATCCGGGTGACGAGGATGTCGCCCTCTTTTACCGCGCCCGTGTCTTTTGCATCCCGGATAATCGCGACTTTACCGGATGCGATACCCGGCGCCGCACCCTGTCCCTTGATCAGAATCTTTGCATCCTTGCTCTGTCCAGACATGCCCTTTCCCTCTTTTTTCCCGATAGTCGTGATCGGCCGGGACTGGAGGATATAGATCGTCCCTGCCACAATGCCCCATTCAACGTCCTGCGGAACCCCGTAGTGGTTCTCGGCGATCTTGCCGTACATTGCCAGCTTTTTGAGCTCCTCGTCCGAGAGCACCCGTGCGTCCTGCCGGGCTGCATCGACCGGGACGAGTTTTGTGCCGTGGGATCCGTCGGGGATGATCTCCACGTTCTTGTTGACAATGGTCACTTCGGCGATGGTCTCCGTCCGCTGGTCGAAAACATAGTGATCGGGAGAGACCGAACCCGAGACCACAGCCTCGCCAAGGCCCCACGATCCTTCGATGATCGTGAGCGGCTCGCCGCTGATCGGATGGGAGGTGAACATGACACCGGCCTTTTCCGAGTGGACCAGCTGCTGGACCACGACCGCGATGTTGACCGTACTCTCCTCGAATCCCTGCTTTGCCCGGTAGTAGATCGCCCGGGCCCCGTACAGGGACGCCCAGCAGTTCTGGACTGAGGAAATAAGCGCTGCCTCGCCCCGGATATTGAGGTAGGTCTCCTGCTGGCCGGCAAAGCTCGCATCGGGAAGATCCTCGGCGGTCGCGCTCGACCGGACCGCAACGATGAGGTCCTTTTGTGCCATCTTCCCGTACGAGGCTTTGATATCGTTCTGGATTGCCTGCGGCATCGAGGCCGAGGTTACCATCGCCTTGATGGTA
This sequence is a window from Methanoregula sp. UBA64. Protein-coding genes within it:
- the ppsA gene encoding phosphoenolpyruvate synthase — translated: MKDVPNILWLEEIRKEDISSVGGKGASLGEMASIGLPVPPAFVVTAQAFRRFLVETGLDQKIFKVSDNLDVENNEALEQAADTIKAMVTSASMPQAIQNDIKASYGKMAQKDLIVAVRSSATAEDLPDASFAGQQETYLNIRGEAALISSVQNCWASLYGARAIYYRAKQGFEESTVNIAVVVQQLVHSEKAGVMFTSHPISGEPLTIIEGSWGLGEAVVSGSVSPDHYVFDQRTETIAEVTIVNKNVEIIPDGSHGTKLVPVDAARQDARVLSDEELKKLAMYGKIAENHYGVPQDVEWGIVAGTIYILQSRPITTIGKKEGKGMSGQSKDAKILIKGQGAAPGIASGKVAIIRDAKDTGAVKEGDILVTRMTNPDMVPAMRKVAAIITDEGGMTCHAAIVSRELGTPAVVGTKTATQQLTNGQMVTVDGELGIVYEGAVGGATQAKAGAAPVVVAGAAPVVTATSVKVNVSIPEAAARAAATGADGVGLLRIEHLILGLNKTPGWFIANHKEEEFVKELYDGIKIVLDAFPGKTVWVRTLDAPTDEFRNMAGGESEPLEHNPMLGWRGIRRDLQSAEQFRLQVEAFKRLWKAGYENLGVMFPMVSHPDQFIKAKSMMAEWGVDVENATLGIMIEIPASAIMIEDFLQAGIKFASFGTNDLIQYTIAIDRNNENVADMYNPRHPAVLTLIHNAIQKCREYDVECSICGQAGSDPKMAVWLVEHGITSISANIDAIAKIREAVAKTEKRIILEAARNRDAE